A window of Microcystis aeruginosa FD4 contains these coding sequences:
- a CDS encoding thylakoid membrane photosystem I accumulation factor, producing the protein MKSRYRLRLRICLVFLIMALTSLSPWLTSSAYAGIDDDRLDGNIFVVYAGNGSLVPPRLNLAETFQRKIPAIIVYYLDDSSDCKQFAAIVSRFQEFYGRAASIIPVTVDSIPLKSSYRPDEPGYYYRGGVPQTVVLDQQGKVVYDGLGNVKYEDVDDVLRKVFELLPRSESVELKRRSFNEFNAELR; encoded by the coding sequence ATGAAATCTCGTTATCGGCTGCGTCTTCGGATCTGTCTTGTCTTTCTTATTATGGCCCTGACGAGTTTGTCTCCTTGGCTAACCTCTAGCGCCTATGCGGGGATCGATGACGATCGCCTCGATGGTAATATTTTTGTGGTCTATGCGGGTAATGGTTCCCTCGTACCACCGCGTCTAAATTTAGCGGAAACTTTTCAACGGAAAATTCCAGCTATTATTGTCTATTATCTGGATGATAGTAGTGATTGTAAGCAATTTGCGGCGATTGTCTCCCGTTTTCAAGAGTTTTACGGTCGCGCCGCCAGTATTATCCCCGTTACTGTCGATTCTATCCCCTTAAAGTCTTCCTATCGTCCCGATGAACCGGGTTACTATTATCGCGGTGGGGTTCCCCAAACGGTGGTTTTAGACCAACAAGGTAAAGTGGTTTATGATGGTTTGGGCAATGTTAAATATGAAGATGTGGATGATGTCTTAAGAAAGGTTTTTGAGCTTTTGCCTCGATCAGAATCGGTAGAGTTAAAAAGACGCTCTTTTAACGAGTTTAACGCTGAATTGCGCTAG